The Pseudomonas wenzhouensis genome has a segment encoding these proteins:
- a CDS encoding acetyl-CoA C-acetyltransferase translates to MREVVIVAACRTAIGSFQGALSRIPAPQLGAAVIRELLARTGIEGEQVDEVILGQVLTAGSGQNPARQSVLLAGLPHTVPAMTLNKVCGSGLKAVILGAQAIRGGDAEIIIAGGQENMSLAPYVMPGARSGLRMGHAQLVDTMIQDGLWDAFNNYHMGITAENLAEQYGVTRAEQDAFALRSQQRAQAAIEAGRFADEIVPLDIPQRGAEPLRFAQDEQPRAGTSLDSLGKLRPAFKNDGTVTAGNASTLNDGAAAVLLMSAEKAAELQLPVLARIAAHASAGVDPAVMGIGPVFASCKALERAGWSLEQLDLIEANEAFAAQAIAVGRELHWDSAKVNVNGGAIALGHPIGASGCRILVSLVHEMQRRDARRGLATLCIGGGQGVALAIER, encoded by the coding sequence ATGCGTGAAGTCGTAATCGTCGCTGCCTGCCGTACCGCCATCGGCAGCTTTCAGGGTGCGTTGAGCCGCATTCCCGCGCCACAACTGGGCGCGGCGGTGATCCGTGAACTGCTGGCCCGCACGGGAATCGAGGGTGAGCAGGTCGACGAAGTGATCCTCGGCCAGGTGCTCACCGCAGGCAGCGGGCAGAACCCGGCGCGGCAGAGCGTGTTGCTCGCCGGCCTGCCGCACACGGTACCGGCCATGACCCTGAACAAGGTCTGCGGCTCCGGCCTCAAGGCGGTGATTCTCGGCGCGCAGGCCATTCGTGGCGGCGATGCCGAGATCATCATTGCCGGCGGCCAGGAGAACATGAGCCTGGCGCCCTACGTCATGCCCGGCGCCCGCAGCGGCCTGCGCATGGGCCATGCGCAACTGGTCGACACCATGATTCAGGACGGCCTGTGGGACGCTTTCAACAACTACCACATGGGTATCACCGCCGAGAACCTGGCCGAGCAGTACGGCGTCACCCGTGCCGAACAGGACGCCTTCGCCCTGCGCTCGCAACAGCGCGCCCAGGCCGCCATCGAGGCCGGTCGCTTCGCCGATGAGATCGTCCCGCTGGACATTCCCCAGCGCGGTGCCGAGCCGCTGCGTTTTGCCCAGGACGAACAACCGCGCGCCGGCACCAGCCTGGATAGCCTGGGCAAGCTGCGCCCGGCGTTCAAGAATGACGGCACGGTAACTGCCGGCAACGCCTCGACGCTCAACGATGGCGCCGCCGCTGTGCTGCTGATGAGCGCCGAGAAAGCCGCCGAGCTGCAACTGCCGGTGCTGGCCCGTATCGCCGCCCACGCCAGCGCCGGGGTCGACCCGGCAGTGATGGGCATCGGCCCGGTATTCGCCAGCTGCAAGGCGCTGGAGCGTGCCGGCTGGAGCCTGGAACAGCTCGACCTGATCGAGGCCAACGAAGCCTTCGCCGCCCAGGCCATCGCCGTTGGCCGCGAGCTGCATTGGGACAGTGCCAAGGTCAACGTCAACGGCGGTGCCATCGCCCTCGGCCACCCCATCGGCGCCTCCGGCTGCCGCATCCTGGTCAGCCTGGTGCACGAAATGCAGCGTCGCGATGCCCGCCGTGGCCTGGCCACCCTGTGCATCGGTGGCGGCCAGGGTGTGGCCTTGGCCATCGAACGCTGA
- the ubiX gene encoding flavin prenyltransferase UbiX, whose protein sequence is MSGPERITLAMTGASGAQYGLRLLDCLVQEEREVHFLISKAAQLVMATETDVALPAKPQAMAQFLTEYTGAAAGQIRVYGKEDWMAPAASGSGAPTAMVVVPCSTGTLSAIASGACNNLIERAADVALKERRQLIVVPREAPYSSIHLENMLKLSNLGVTILPASPGFYHQPQTLDDLVDFVVARILNCLNIPQDMLPRWGEHHVVSDD, encoded by the coding sequence ATGTCAGGTCCGGAACGCATAACGCTGGCGATGACCGGCGCCTCGGGCGCGCAATACGGCCTGCGCCTGCTCGATTGTCTGGTGCAGGAAGAACGCGAGGTTCATTTCCTGATTTCCAAGGCGGCACAACTGGTGATGGCCACCGAAACCGACGTGGCGCTGCCGGCCAAGCCGCAGGCCATGGCGCAGTTTCTTACCGAGTACACCGGTGCGGCGGCGGGGCAGATCCGCGTCTATGGCAAGGAAGACTGGATGGCCCCGGCCGCTTCCGGCTCCGGCGCGCCAACGGCCATGGTGGTGGTGCCGTGCAGCACCGGCACCTTGTCGGCCATCGCTAGCGGTGCCTGCAACAACCTGATCGAGCGTGCCGCCGACGTAGCGCTGAAGGAGCGTCGCCAGTTAATCGTGGTGCCGCGCGAGGCGCCGTATTCGAGTATCCATCTGGAAAACATGCTCAAGCTGTCGAATCTGGGCGTGACCATCCTGCCGGCTTCGCCCGGCTTCTATCACCAGCCGCAGACGCTGGATGATCTGGTGGACTTCGTTGTCGCGCGCATCCTCAATTGCCTGAACATCCCGCAGGACATGCTGCCGCGCTGGGGCGAGCATCATGTGGTGTCGGATGACTAA
- a CDS encoding zinc-dependent peptidase: protein MWSLKAWRRRRILERNPVDPTHWAEVRKRLPILDGLEEHEEQHLRERAVLFLHDKHLTALPGLELGLVEHLLLAAQAQLPLLHLGDLDWYRGFHEIVLYPDDFISPQRHRDASGIEHEWDDARSGEAWQQGPVILAWPGVEASGGWEGYNLVIHELAHKLDMLEGGANGLPPLHRDMRVQDWAHAMQSAYDALNAELDANPEAETAIDPYAAEDPAEFFAVTSEYFFTAPDLLADAFPDVYRQLALFYRQDTLARLQRLQAQHPDYQEVENATNG from the coding sequence ATGTGGTCACTCAAGGCCTGGCGCCGTCGTCGCATTCTCGAACGCAACCCCGTCGATCCGACTCACTGGGCCGAGGTTCGCAAGCGCCTGCCCATCCTTGATGGCCTCGAAGAACACGAAGAGCAGCACCTGCGCGAACGCGCCGTGCTGTTCCTGCATGACAAGCACCTGACAGCACTGCCCGGCCTCGAACTCGGCCTGGTCGAACACCTGCTGCTGGCGGCTCAGGCGCAATTGCCCCTGCTGCACCTGGGCGATCTGGACTGGTACCGGGGTTTTCACGAAATCGTCCTCTACCCGGATGACTTCATCAGCCCGCAGCGCCACCGCGACGCCAGCGGCATCGAACACGAATGGGACGACGCGCGCAGCGGCGAGGCCTGGCAACAGGGCCCGGTGATCCTCGCCTGGCCCGGGGTCGAGGCCAGTGGCGGCTGGGAAGGTTACAACCTGGTGATCCACGAACTGGCACACAAGCTGGACATGCTCGAAGGCGGCGCCAATGGCCTGCCGCCGCTGCACCGCGACATGCGCGTGCAGGACTGGGCCCACGCCATGCAGAGCGCCTATGACGCCCTGAACGCCGAGCTGGACGCCAACCCCGAGGCCGAAACCGCCATCGACCCTTACGCCGCCGAAGACCCGGCGGAATTCTTTGCCGTCACCAGCGAATACTTCTTCACCGCCCCGGACCTACTGGCCGACGCCTTCCCGGATGTCTACCGGCAACTGGCGCTGTTCTACCGTCAGGACACACTCGCCCGATTGCAGCGTTTGCAGGCGCAACACCCCGATTACCAGGAGGTCGAAAACGCGACCAATGGCTGA
- a CDS encoding MBL fold metallo-hydrolase: protein MRTLTTLTGNSQKLDGGAMFGNAPKALWQRWMPADELNRIDLGCRALLVQEDARNILVETGIGAFFSPELKQRFGVQEDQHVLLDELAKVGLSDADIDIVVLTHLHFDHAGGLLAAWQDGEPARLLFPNARFVTGRRQWQRACTPHARDKASYIPELLALLEASGRLHLIDETEHCELLGSDWRLHWSDGHTPGQLLPEVAMPGGPVVFPGDLIPGAPWVHLPITMGYDRFPEGLIEEKEALLSDLHARGGRLVFTHDPDVAMGRVTRDAKGRYGLDAAVKAAHLLAN, encoded by the coding sequence ATGCGAACCCTGACCACCCTGACCGGCAACAGCCAGAAACTCGATGGCGGCGCCATGTTCGGCAACGCGCCCAAGGCCCTCTGGCAACGCTGGATGCCGGCCGACGAACTGAACCGCATCGACCTCGGCTGCCGCGCCCTGCTGGTGCAGGAAGACGCGCGCAACATCCTGGTGGAAACCGGTATCGGCGCCTTCTTCAGCCCCGAGCTGAAGCAGCGCTTCGGCGTGCAGGAAGACCAGCACGTGCTGCTCGACGAACTGGCGAAGGTCGGTTTGAGCGATGCCGATATCGATATCGTCGTGCTCACCCACCTGCACTTCGACCACGCCGGCGGCCTGCTCGCCGCCTGGCAGGATGGCGAGCCGGCACGCCTGCTGTTTCCCAACGCGCGCTTCGTCACCGGTCGACGTCAGTGGCAGCGAGCCTGCACGCCACACGCCCGCGATAAGGCCTCCTATATCCCGGAACTACTGGCTCTGCTGGAGGCAAGCGGACGCCTGCATCTGATCGATGAAACCGAGCACTGCGAATTGCTCGGTAGCGACTGGCGCCTGCACTGGAGCGACGGCCACACGCCCGGCCAGTTGCTGCCGGAAGTGGCCATGCCGGGCGGGCCGGTGGTGTTTCCCGGCGACCTGATTCCCGGCGCACCCTGGGTGCACCTGCCGATCACCATGGGCTACGACCGCTTCCCCGAAGGCCTGATCGAGGAGAAGGAAGCACTGCTGAGCGACCTGCATGCTCGCGGCGGCCGGCTGGTATTCACCCACGACCCGGACGTGGCCATGGGTCGGGTAACGCGAGACGCAAAAGGCCGCTACGGGCTCGATGCAGCGGTAAAAGCAGCGCATCTGCTGGCAAACTGA
- a CDS encoding IclR family transcriptional regulator domain-containing protein translates to MKSPVIHPRDLIAGLQKGLALMQLFSVETPRLTVPDAARRCDMTSSATRRFLLTLVHEGFAETDGRHYWLTAKALRIGQAYVDSAQLPLMLRPIVEQVARITGEHISVGVRDGDDIVHIVRSRYSHISSLSIRPGARMPLYCTASGRIWLANLPAEELDQYLQRIELRNLTPYTQIDPEQFREELQRINRQGYCTVDGEYEVGMRVLGVPLRDRKGELKAAMALTTHASRMAIDEMRQRYLTPLYEAQALLKPILG, encoded by the coding sequence ATGAAGAGTCCGGTGATCCATCCGCGTGATCTGATTGCTGGGTTACAGAAGGGCCTGGCGCTGATGCAGCTGTTCAGCGTGGAGACGCCTCGGCTGACGGTGCCCGACGCGGCACGGCGCTGCGACATGACCAGCAGTGCGACGCGGCGCTTTCTGCTGACGCTGGTGCACGAAGGGTTCGCCGAGACGGATGGGCGCCACTACTGGCTGACGGCCAAGGCATTGCGTATTGGCCAGGCGTATGTGGACTCGGCGCAATTGCCGCTGATGCTGCGGCCAATCGTTGAGCAGGTGGCGCGCATTACTGGTGAGCACATCTCGGTTGGCGTGCGTGACGGCGACGACATCGTGCATATCGTGCGTAGCCGCTACAGCCATATTTCGTCGTTGTCGATTCGCCCTGGCGCGCGCATGCCGCTGTACTGCACGGCCAGTGGGCGGATCTGGCTGGCCAACTTGCCAGCAGAGGAACTTGATCAGTATCTGCAGCGTATCGAGCTGCGCAATCTCACGCCTTACACTCAAATCGATCCCGAGCAGTTTCGTGAAGAACTGCAGAGGATCAATCGTCAGGGTTATTGCACGGTCGACGGCGAGTATGAAGTGGGGATGCGCGTTCTGGGGGTGCCGCTACGGGATCGCAAGGGTGAGCTGAAGGCGGCGATGGCGCTGACCACTCACGCCTCGCGGATGGCGATCGACGAGATGCGTCAGCGCTATCTCACCCCGCTGTACGAGGCGCAGGCGCTGTTGAAGCCGATTCTCGGCTAG
- a CDS encoding acyl-CoA dehydrogenase C-terminal domain-containing protein codes for MPEFNAPLRDMRFVLHDVFQAPSLWARLPALADTVDADTADAILEEAAKVTGNLIAPLNRSGDEEGAQWEGGDVRTPTGFREAYATYIEGGWVGLSGNPEYGGMGMPKMLAVAFEEMLYAAGSSFALYSALSSGACLAIDAHASEALKTTYLPPMYEGRWAGSMCLTEAHAGTDLGIIRTKAEPQADGSYKVTGSKIFITGGEQDLTENIIHLVLAKLPDAPAGPKGISLFLVPKVMVNADGSLGERNAVSCGSIEHKMGIKASATCVMNFDGATGYLIGEVNKGLAAMFTMMNYERLSIGIQGIGCAEASYQSAVAYARERIQSRAATGPVNQDKIADPIIVHADVRRMLLTMKALNEGGRAFACYVGQQLDLAKYAEDASERQNAEALVALLTPVAKAFFTDTGLESCVHGQQVFGGHGYIREWGQEQLVRDVRIAQIYEGTNGIQALDLLGRKVVANGGAALRLFASEVRDFAHAHESPFGDRLVEALERLEAVSGWLLEQAKVDPNSVGAASVEYLHLFGYVAYAYMWARMAAVAQNKQAEDEAFYGGKLATAEFFFARLLPRTLGLEASIRGGSQPLYGLAAEQF; via the coding sequence ATGCCCGAATTCAACGCCCCGCTGCGCGACATGCGCTTCGTCCTCCATGACGTGTTCCAGGCGCCGAGCCTGTGGGCACGCCTGCCGGCCCTGGCGGACACCGTCGATGCCGACACCGCCGATGCCATCCTCGAAGAGGCGGCCAAGGTCACCGGCAATCTGATCGCCCCGCTCAATCGCAGCGGCGACGAGGAAGGCGCGCAGTGGGAAGGCGGCGACGTGCGTACCCCGACCGGTTTCCGCGAGGCCTACGCCACATATATCGAAGGCGGCTGGGTCGGCCTGTCCGGCAACCCAGAGTACGGCGGCATGGGCATGCCCAAGATGCTCGCCGTGGCCTTCGAGGAAATGCTCTACGCCGCCGGCTCCAGCTTCGCGCTGTATTCGGCACTGAGTTCCGGCGCCTGCCTGGCCATCGATGCCCACGCCAGCGAAGCGTTGAAAACCACCTATCTACCGCCAATGTACGAAGGCCGCTGGGCCGGCTCCATGTGCCTGACCGAGGCCCATGCCGGCACCGACCTGGGCATCATCAGAACCAAGGCAGAGCCACAGGCCGATGGCAGCTACAAGGTCACTGGCAGCAAGATCTTTATCACCGGTGGCGAGCAGGATCTGACCGAGAACATCATCCACCTGGTGCTGGCCAAACTGCCGGACGCGCCGGCCGGGCCGAAGGGCATCTCGCTGTTTCTGGTACCCAAGGTAATGGTCAACGCCGATGGCAGCCTCGGCGAGCGCAACGCCGTAAGCTGCGGCTCCATCGAGCACAAGATGGGCATCAAGGCCTCAGCCACCTGCGTGATGAATTTCGACGGCGCCACCGGCTACCTGATCGGTGAGGTCAACAAGGGCCTGGCGGCGATGTTCACCATGATGAACTACGAGCGCCTGTCCATCGGCATCCAGGGCATCGGCTGCGCCGAGGCGTCCTACCAGTCGGCGGTGGCCTACGCCCGTGAACGTATCCAGAGCCGCGCCGCCACTGGTCCGGTCAATCAGGACAAGATCGCCGACCCGATCATTGTGCACGCCGACGTGCGCCGCATGCTGCTGACCATGAAGGCACTGAACGAAGGCGGTCGTGCCTTCGCCTGCTACGTTGGCCAGCAGCTCGATCTGGCCAAGTACGCCGAGGACGCCAGCGAGCGGCAGAACGCCGAAGCGCTGGTCGCCCTGCTGACTCCGGTGGCCAAGGCCTTCTTCACCGACACCGGGCTGGAAAGCTGCGTGCACGGCCAGCAGGTGTTCGGCGGCCATGGCTATATCCGCGAATGGGGCCAGGAACAACTGGTGCGTGACGTGCGCATCGCGCAGATCTACGAAGGCACCAACGGCATCCAGGCGCTCGATCTGCTCGGGCGCAAGGTAGTAGCCAACGGCGGTGCCGCGCTGCGCCTGTTCGCCAGCGAAGTCCGTGACTTCGCCCATGCCCATGAATCGCCCTTCGGTGATCGCCTGGTGGAAGCGCTGGAACGCCTGGAAGCGGTCAGCGGCTGGCTGCTGGAGCAGGCCAAGGTTGACCCGAACTCGGTCGGCGCCGCCTCGGTGGAGTACCTGCACCTGTTCGGCTACGTCGCCTACGCCTACATGTGGGCACGCATGGCCGCAGTGGCGCAGAACAAGCAGGCAGAGGATGAAGCCTTCTACGGCGGCAAGCTCGCCACCGCCGAGTTCTTCTTCGCCCGCCTGCTGCCGCGCACCCTGGGCCTGGAGGCGAGCATTCGGGGTGGTAGCCAGCCGCTTTATGGTCTGGCTGCCGAGCAATTTTGA
- a CDS encoding YceK/YidQ family lipoprotein yields MTNSVRLFVCAVALLSLSGCATVRTLDAAKPGAPVVYAGTRLDWYTINGGCCPLDRFGAEAPRYAGLDLPASALLDTLLLPFSLATALGFSLGVSGGL; encoded by the coding sequence ATGACTAACTCCGTGCGGCTGTTCGTTTGCGCTGTGGCGCTGCTGAGCCTGAGCGGCTGTGCCACGGTGCGCACGCTGGATGCGGCCAAGCCCGGTGCGCCGGTGGTTTACGCCGGTACGCGGCTGGATTGGTACACGATCAATGGCGGCTGCTGCCCGCTGGATCGTTTCGGCGCCGAGGCACCGCGTTACGCGGGGCTGGATCTGCCGGCCAGCGCGCTGCTCGATACCCTGCTGTTGCCGTTCTCGCTGGCCACCGCGCTGGGCTTCAGCCTAGGCGTCAGCGGCGGGTTGTAG
- a CDS encoding shikimate dehydrogenase encodes MSSVTHGILAGLIGKGIQASRTPALHEREGDAQGLRYLYRLIDLDKLGLDIDALPSLLDAAQQMGFTGLNITFPAKQAIIPLLDELSSEARGIGAVNTVVLKDGKRVGHNTDCLGFAEGFRRGLPNVSRRRVVQMGAGGAGAAVAHALLAEGVERLCIFEVEPGRAQALADNLNAHFGSERAVAGTDLAAEVAAADGLVNTTPVGMAKLPGTPLPVELLHSGLWVAEIIYFPLETELLRHARALGCRTLDGGNMAVFQAVKAFELFSGRPADAERMQAHFASFR; translated from the coding sequence ATGTCATCCGTTACCCATGGCATTCTTGCCGGCCTGATTGGCAAAGGCATTCAGGCCTCCCGCACGCCCGCCCTGCACGAACGGGAAGGCGATGCACAGGGCCTGCGTTATCTCTATCGACTGATCGACCTGGACAAGCTCGGCCTGGATATCGACGCGTTGCCGAGCCTGCTCGATGCCGCGCAGCAGATGGGCTTTACCGGCCTCAACATCACCTTTCCGGCCAAGCAGGCGATCATCCCGTTGCTCGATGAGCTGTCGAGCGAGGCGCGTGGCATTGGCGCGGTGAACACCGTGGTACTCAAGGACGGCAAGCGTGTCGGTCACAATACCGACTGCCTGGGCTTCGCCGAGGGTTTTCGCCGTGGCCTGCCCAATGTATCCCGTCGACGCGTGGTGCAGATGGGCGCGGGCGGTGCCGGTGCCGCCGTGGCGCATGCACTGCTGGCAGAAGGTGTCGAGCGACTGTGCATTTTCGAAGTGGAACCCGGCCGCGCCCAGGCCCTGGCGGACAATCTCAACGCACACTTCGGCAGCGAGCGTGCCGTGGCAGGCACCGACCTGGCTGCCGAAGTGGCAGCAGCCGACGGTCTAGTCAACACAACGCCGGTGGGCATGGCCAAACTGCCCGGCACACCGCTGCCGGTTGAGTTGCTGCACAGCGGGTTGTGGGTAGCCGAGATCATCTACTTCCCGCTGGAAACCGAGCTGCTGCGCCACGCCCGCGCGCTGGGTTGCCGCACCCTGGACGGCGGCAATATGGCGGTATTCCAGGCGGTCAAGGCGTTCGAGCTGTTCAGCGGCCGCCCAGCCGATGCCGAGCGTATGCAGGCGCACTTCGCTAGTTTCCGCTGA
- the aroQ gene encoding type II 3-dehydroquinate dehydratase: MTPCILVLNGPNLNLLGTREPATYGHETLADISQLCADTAAEHGLKIEFRQTNNEGELLDWIHAARGRCAGILINPAAWTHTSVAIRDALVASELPVIEVHLSNVHKREAFRHHSFVSPIAVGVICGLGSQGYRLGLQYFAHSLKD; this comes from the coding sequence ATGACGCCCTGCATTCTGGTACTCAATGGCCCCAATCTGAACCTGCTCGGCACGCGCGAACCGGCCACCTACGGGCATGAGACCCTCGCCGATATTTCCCAACTCTGCGCAGACACGGCCGCCGAACACGGCTTGAAGATCGAGTTTCGTCAGACCAATAACGAAGGTGAACTGCTCGACTGGATTCATGCAGCGCGTGGGCGCTGCGCCGGCATTCTGATCAATCCGGCAGCCTGGACCCACACCTCGGTAGCCATTCGCGATGCGCTGGTGGCCAGCGAGCTGCCGGTGATCGAGGTGCACCTGTCCAATGTGCACAAGCGCGAAGCGTTCCGTCATCACTCTTTCGTCTCGCCCATCGCCGTGGGCGTGATCTGCGGGCTCGGCAGCCAGGGCTACCGCCTGGGCCTGCAGTACTTCGCTCACTCGCTCAAGGATTAA
- a CDS encoding GNAT family N-acetyltransferase: MRIVQATLEHLDLLTPLFVKYREFYNELPYPESSRKFLEKRLRRKESVIYLALADDEDKLLGFCQLYPSYSSLSLKRVWILNDIYVAEDARRQLVADRLLHTAKQMAKDTNAVRMRVATSRDNEVAQKVYESIGFVEDEQFKNYVLPINVD, translated from the coding sequence ATGCGCATCGTCCAAGCCACCCTGGAGCACCTGGATCTGTTGACCCCGCTGTTCGTCAAATACCGCGAGTTCTACAACGAGCTGCCCTACCCCGAGTCGTCGCGCAAGTTTCTCGAGAAGCGCCTGCGCCGCAAGGAGTCGGTGATCTACCTGGCCCTGGCCGACGACGAAGACAAGCTGCTCGGCTTCTGCCAGCTCTACCCCAGCTATTCCTCGCTGTCGCTCAAACGCGTGTGGATTCTCAACGACATTTATGTAGCCGAAGACGCTCGCCGCCAACTGGTGGCCGACCGTCTGCTGCACACGGCCAAACAGATGGCCAAGGACACCAACGCCGTGCGCATGCGCGTAGCCACCAGCCGCGACAACGAAGTGGCGCAGAAAGTCTACGAGTCCATCGGCTTCGTCGAGGACGAGCAATTCAAGAACTACGTGCTGCCGATCAACGTCGACTGA
- a CDS encoding YbaK/EbsC family protein: MSLASVRAFFAAKAPDITIIELQTSTATVALAAEAHGVAPGQIAKTLAFRIAERDVLIVARGDARIDNRKMKECFGTKARMLDAQTVVELTSHPVGGVCPFGLATPLSVYCDRSLLAFDEVLPAAGATHSAVRIAPQRMAELVGAEWIDVCQEVETATC; the protein is encoded by the coding sequence ATGAGCCTGGCCTCTGTACGCGCCTTCTTCGCCGCCAAGGCGCCCGACATCACGATCATCGAATTGCAGACCAGCACCGCCACCGTGGCGCTGGCGGCCGAAGCGCATGGCGTGGCGCCAGGGCAGATCGCCAAAACCCTGGCCTTCCGCATCGCCGAGCGTGACGTGCTGATCGTCGCCCGTGGCGATGCGCGCATCGACAATCGCAAGATGAAGGAATGCTTTGGCACCAAGGCACGCATGCTCGATGCGCAAACGGTGGTCGAACTGACCAGCCATCCGGTCGGCGGCGTTTGCCCATTCGGCCTGGCCACGCCCCTGAGCGTCTACTGCGACCGCTCGCTGCTGGCTTTCGATGAAGTGCTGCCAGCGGCCGGCGCCACCCACAGCGCGGTACGCATCGCCCCGCAGCGCATGGCCGAACTGGTCGGTGCCGAGTGGATCGACGTGTGCCAGGAAGTGGAAACGGCAACCTGCTGA
- the ppa gene encoding inorganic diphosphatase, which translates to MSYSKIPAGKDLPNDIYVAIEIPANHAPIKYEIDHDTDCLMVDRFMATPMFYPANYGFIPHTLADDGDPLDVLVVTPYPVAPGSVIRARPVGVLHMSDEAGGDAKLVAIPHDKLTVLYKDVQEYTDLPALLIEQIKHFFENYKDLEKGKWVKVEGWGNAEEARGLINKAVAAYQK; encoded by the coding sequence ATGAGCTACAGCAAGATCCCGGCTGGTAAAGACCTGCCGAACGACATCTACGTTGCCATCGAAATCCCGGCCAATCACGCGCCGATCAAATACGAGATCGACCACGATACCGATTGCCTGATGGTCGATCGCTTCATGGCCACTCCGATGTTCTACCCGGCCAACTACGGTTTCATCCCGCACACCCTGGCCGATGACGGCGACCCCCTCGACGTGCTGGTCGTGACCCCTTACCCGGTTGCTCCGGGTTCGGTGATCCGCGCCCGTCCGGTCGGCGTCCTGCACATGAGCGACGAAGCCGGCGGCGACGCCAAGCTGGTTGCCATACCACACGACAAACTGACCGTTCTGTACAAGGACGTTCAGGAATACACCGACCTGCCCGCACTGCTGATCGAACAGATCAAGCACTTCTTCGAGAACTACAAGGATCTCGAGAAGGGCAAGTGGGTCAAGGTAGAAGGCTGGGGCAACGCTGAAGAAGCCCGTGGCCTGATCAACAAGGCAGTCGCGGCTTATCAAAAATAA
- the mpl gene encoding UDP-N-acetylmuramate:L-alanyl-gamma-D-glutamyl-meso-diaminopimelate ligase, with product MHIHILGICGTFMGSLAVLAKELGHRVTGSDANVYPPMSTQLEAQGIELMQGYDPAHLQPAPDLVVVGNAMSRGNPAVEYVLNKGLPYVSGPQWLADHVLQGRWVMAVAGTHGKTSSSSMLAWVLEHAGMAPGFLIGGVPQNFGISARLGETPFFVVEADEYDSAFFDKRSKFVHYRPRTAILNNLEFDHADIFPDLAAIERQFHHLVRIIPSEGLVIHPASETALARVIEMGCWTPVQTTGEGGQWQARLLSADGSRFEVSFDGKVEGTVEWNLTGQHNVANALAVLAAARHVGVVPALGIEALGRFVNAKRRMEKVAEVNGVTIFDDFAHHPTAIATTLDGLRKRVGDDTQVIAVIEPRSNSMKLGAHRDGLAESAGQADAVFWYAPPNLGWDLAATVAQAPNPTRVCDSLESIIDGVKALVRPGTQVVVMSNGGFGGLHGKLAAALEG from the coding sequence ATGCATATCCATATTCTCGGCATCTGCGGCACCTTCATGGGTTCGCTCGCGGTGCTGGCCAAGGAGCTTGGCCACCGCGTCACCGGCTCCGATGCCAACGTTTACCCGCCCATGAGCACGCAATTGGAGGCTCAGGGCATCGAGCTGATGCAGGGCTATGACCCCGCGCACTTGCAGCCGGCGCCGGATCTGGTGGTGGTGGGCAACGCCATGAGTCGTGGTAATCCCGCCGTCGAATACGTACTGAACAAGGGCTTGCCCTATGTATCCGGCCCGCAGTGGCTGGCTGACCACGTGCTGCAGGGCCGTTGGGTGATGGCGGTGGCCGGCACCCATGGTAAGACCAGCAGTTCCAGCATGCTGGCCTGGGTGCTGGAGCACGCCGGCATGGCGCCAGGCTTTCTGATCGGCGGTGTGCCGCAGAACTTCGGCATTTCCGCGCGCCTGGGCGAGACACCCTTCTTCGTGGTCGAGGCCGACGAGTACGACAGCGCCTTTTTCGACAAGCGCAGCAAGTTCGTCCACTACCGTCCGCGCACGGCGATCCTCAATAACCTGGAATTCGATCACGCAGACATCTTCCCGGATCTGGCTGCTATCGAGCGGCAGTTCCACCATCTGGTGCGGATCATTCCCAGCGAAGGCCTGGTCATCCACCCGGCCAGCGAAACCGCGTTGGCGCGGGTGATCGAGATGGGCTGCTGGACGCCCGTGCAGACCACTGGTGAAGGTGGCCAGTGGCAGGCGCGTTTGCTCAGCGCCGATGGCTCGCGCTTCGAGGTGAGCTTCGACGGCAAGGTCGAGGGTACCGTGGAGTGGAACCTGACCGGCCAACACAACGTCGCCAACGCCCTGGCCGTACTCGCTGCGGCGCGCCATGTCGGCGTGGTGCCGGCGCTGGGCATCGAGGCGCTGGGCCGGTTCGTCAACGCCAAGCGGCGCATGGAGAAGGTCGCCGAGGTCAATGGCGTGACCATTTTCGATGATTTCGCCCACCACCCCACGGCCATCGCTACCACGCTCGACGGCCTGCGCAAGCGTGTCGGCGACGATACCCAGGTGATTGCGGTGATCGAGCCGCGCTCCAACTCGATGAAGCTCGGTGCGCACCGTGACGGTCTGGCCGAATCGGCCGGGCAGGCCGATGCGGTGTTCTGGTATGCGCCGCCGAATCTCGGCTGGGACCTGGCCGCCACCGTGGCGCAGGCGCCGAACCCGACGCGCGTGTGCGACTCGCTGGAGTCGATCATCGACGGCGTGAAGGCGCTGGTGCGACCGGGTACGCAGGTGGTGGTCATGAGCAACGGCGGTTTTGGCGGTTTGCACGGCAAGCTGGCCGCTGCACTGGAGGGTTGA